aaacattatataaaataaagcaaTGACAACACATAGATCTGATCGCGTTGCAAGTTTGGGTTCTGCTATCACACAtgctgtttttattaaataatgaAAGTTTTAGAACTGGATGaaaaaaattagattaaatGTGATGAAAAAAGGATAAAAGATGACAGTAGTATTAGGCATTTGTGAGTAGGTAATAAAGTACATGAAGCGAAACTGAAAATCAAATGATTTGAGAGCAAAATGCGACTTGGAAAAggcaataacatacaacaaaACTAGAAAGCTAAAATATTATTCTTGCTAAAAAGAGTTGATGGGTGCAATTTTAGGCATTGACAATACTCTGTGTCAAGTCTGCCTGCTCCTTAGCATCTGTATATTCCTTTGTTTCGTGCAGTTCATGTGATTCATCTAGCAAAGACATGATCTTAGCATGAGCGTCTTTTAGCTTTCGCTGGCAGTCTGGTATCATCATGCGTGATTCCTCTAGGACCTCAGTctattatgtaacaaaaatcaTACATAGCTGAATAATACAATTTCTATAAAGGTTCCTTTTAAGTTACTAAAAATGGCCAACTTTTAGTACCGACATAGATTTTGTGCATTTGACTTCATCAATGCACAACGACAAACCTGCTTCTTAATGTCATATTCATCCTTGCCATCCGCCTTCATCTTCTCTATATGAGCTGTCTGTTTAACAACTTCCTGCTCATACACAGACTTTTCCTTGGCTAGCCTAAAAGAAATAATTATATAGTAAAAATAGGAAGCAAAATGTAGGAAGTTGGAAATGGCAATGTATGATAACGTAGCTCCTACAGACAATGAACTTTCACTAGAATTAAAATAAGCATCTTTGAAAGTACTAAATTTAAACCATAACAGTTCTGCCCAATCAGAGATCACTAAAAACTATATTCTAGATCTCACATTTTTAAAGATCTTGCAATTTAGTATCtacgtaaaacctttatttgaacaccatacgctctatttttcaacccttcccttagAATGGTTCTTTATTAGTGGTGACGTtaaaataaagggtggcgttgtatttttcaaacgaCTCGTCAAAATATAAAGATAACTTTAACCCTTCCGTGGGTGCAACAAATgacgcctatattttgcactttccttCGGGCGAagcaacattaacccttttagatgcaagaattttgctaacttacctccaacctATCGTGTATCTCTAAATAATGTAACTATGCACGGGGA
The genomic region above belongs to Watersipora subatra chromosome 1, tzWatSuba1.1, whole genome shotgun sequence and contains:
- the LOC137406047 gene encoding tubulin-specific chaperone A-like, producing the protein MADPRLRSLKIQTGVVKRLAKEKSVYEQEVVKQTAHIEKMKADGKDEYDIKKQTEVLEESRMMIPDCQRKLKDAHAKIMSLLDESHELHETKEYTDAKEQADLTQSIVNA